Proteins encoded by one window of Myxococcus guangdongensis:
- a CDS encoding flagellar biosynthesis protein FlhA produces the protein MKALTSWLSKVKSSSDLVLAVAMAAVLGALIIPLPAWLLDVGLAVNLAAGVALLVAALRAKDALKVTSFPTLLLFTTLFRLALNVSSTRLALSEGHAGDVIQAFGEFVVQGDYVVGGVVFAILSLVQFLVVAKGAERVAEVSARFTLDAMPGKQMSIDADLRAGAIDQAQARKRRRDLERESQMFGAMDGAMKFVKGDVIAGLVIVAVNLLGGSLIGVLQGGLSLSEAAATFALIAIGDGLVSQVPSLCITVAAGLVVTRVASEREEDSLGAEIGSQFFGEARTLWVVAGLCGVLALMPGMPHLTFLVLAAALAGLGYALSRGAARPVAAAGESDASGEKVGASGKEAAPPMSAGLAVGVSPLTLDLAPDLTVLTQSSGGAFVHEQLNAVRDELFFELGVRVPGIRVRTQAAYLSPGEYRILVDEVPAGGGQLTPGVLYALAPPDELAFLQVKAEPAVEPATGRSISRIPESGRGPVELAQVQVLRPEALLAEHLRCVLRSRAAELLGLQDVQGLLEGMEPRAPMLVKEALQKVPLPLLTDVLRKLLQEGVSIRDLRAILEALVSPTTEGDAAALAERCRQALRRYLSHKFAPTGPLYAYLVDPEVEEVLRAAGPRGLAPDPERVAEILEGVRQVATGGKAVLLTAPDVRRSLRRLCEGAFPDVAVLTYGELDGALQIRPIGRLSPVSHGM, from the coding sequence ATGAAGGCCCTGACGTCGTGGTTGTCGAAGGTGAAGAGCTCATCGGACCTGGTGCTCGCGGTGGCGATGGCCGCCGTGTTGGGCGCGCTCATCATCCCCCTGCCGGCATGGCTGCTGGACGTGGGCCTGGCGGTGAACCTGGCTGCGGGGGTGGCGCTGCTGGTGGCGGCGCTGCGCGCGAAGGACGCGCTGAAGGTGACGTCCTTCCCGACGTTGTTGTTGTTCACCACGTTGTTCCGACTGGCGCTCAATGTCTCGTCCACGCGGCTGGCGCTCTCGGAGGGACACGCGGGCGACGTCATCCAGGCGTTCGGCGAGTTCGTGGTGCAGGGGGACTACGTGGTCGGCGGCGTGGTGTTCGCCATCCTCTCGCTGGTGCAGTTCCTGGTGGTGGCGAAGGGCGCGGAGCGGGTCGCCGAGGTGTCCGCCCGGTTCACCCTGGACGCGATGCCGGGCAAGCAGATGTCCATCGACGCGGACCTGCGCGCCGGGGCCATCGACCAGGCACAGGCTCGCAAGCGCAGGAGGGATTTGGAGCGCGAGTCGCAGATGTTCGGCGCGATGGACGGCGCGATGAAGTTCGTGAAGGGCGACGTCATCGCGGGCCTCGTCATCGTCGCGGTGAACCTGCTTGGGGGCTCGCTCATCGGGGTGTTGCAGGGCGGGCTGTCGCTCTCCGAGGCGGCGGCGACGTTCGCGCTCATCGCCATCGGTGACGGGCTCGTGTCTCAGGTGCCGTCGCTCTGCATCACCGTGGCGGCGGGGCTCGTCGTCACGAGGGTGGCGTCGGAGCGGGAGGAGGACTCGCTGGGCGCGGAGATTGGATCACAGTTCTTCGGTGAGGCCCGGACGCTCTGGGTCGTCGCGGGACTGTGCGGCGTCCTCGCGTTGATGCCGGGCATGCCGCACCTGACGTTCCTGGTGCTGGCGGCGGCCCTGGCGGGGCTCGGGTACGCCCTGTCGCGTGGCGCGGCCCGTCCGGTGGCGGCGGCAGGCGAGTCGGACGCGTCGGGCGAGAAGGTGGGGGCTTCCGGGAAGGAGGCGGCTCCTCCGATGAGCGCGGGGCTTGCGGTGGGGGTGTCTCCACTCACCTTGGACCTCGCGCCGGACCTGACGGTGCTGACGCAGTCTTCCGGGGGCGCGTTCGTGCACGAACAGCTCAACGCGGTCCGTGACGAGCTCTTCTTCGAACTGGGCGTCCGGGTCCCCGGTATCCGCGTGAGGACCCAGGCCGCCTATCTGTCCCCGGGGGAGTATCGAATCCTGGTGGACGAGGTCCCCGCGGGCGGCGGGCAGCTCACCCCGGGTGTGCTCTATGCGCTGGCGCCTCCGGACGAACTCGCGTTCCTCCAGGTGAAGGCGGAGCCGGCGGTGGAGCCCGCGACGGGGAGGAGCATCAGCCGGATTCCGGAGTCGGGCAGGGGCCCGGTGGAGCTCGCCCAGGTCCAGGTGCTGCGCCCCGAGGCGCTGCTGGCCGAGCACCTGCGTTGCGTGCTGCGGAGCCGGGCGGCGGAGTTGTTGGGGCTCCAGGATGTCCAGGGGCTCCTGGAGGGGATGGAGCCGCGTGCGCCGATGCTGGTGAAGGAGGCGCTCCAGAAGGTGCCGTTGCCGCTGCTGACGGACGTGCTGCGCAAGCTGCTCCAGGAGGGGGTGAGCATCCGGGACTTGAGGGCCATCCTGGAAGCGCTCGTGTCACCCACCACCGAGGGGGACGCCGCCGCGCTCGCGGAGCGCTGCCGTCAGGCCCTGCGTCGCTACCTCAGCCACAAGTTCGCGCCCACGGGGCCGCTGTATGCCTACCTGGTGGACCCCGAGGTGGAGGAGGTTCTGCGGGCGGCTGGGCCGAGGGGGCTCGCGCCGGACCCGGAGCGGGTGGCGGAAATCCTGGAGGGGGTGCGTCAGGTCGCGACGGGCGGGAAGGCCGTGCTGCTCACCGCGCCGGATGTGCGCAGGTCACTGCGCAGGCTGTGCGAGGGGGCGTTCCCGGACGTGGCGGTGCTCACCTATGGCGAGCTGGATGGCGCCCTGCAGATTCGTCCCATCGGTCGGCTGTCGCCGGTGTCCCATGGGATGTGA
- a CDS encoding EscU/YscU/HrcU family type III secretion system export apparatus switch protein, with product MSGEKTEQPSAKRLREARRKGQIPRSRLLSSSAVTLGGVLGFMAGSVPQVARLQEWTARLFLEQQGVGAWEEGLWIFMGMSGPVLGGALVASLGVSVATVGFEMNPEHVAPQWERVSPAAGMKRLFSVKPWMELGKALVVVAVVAMFVWGEVEELGPEVLRSAWLSGSEGLPRMLERIEGLVHSLAWVLVMLGVGDYLLARRSHFRELRMSREELKREHKESEGDPRHKGQRKALHRQLAQGGPARGVARATAVVVNPTHLAVALRYDTQECEAPYLVAKAREEEALALREEARRLGIPVVRDVPLARSLIHYDLGEPIPEELYQAAAVVLRTAMEARDSDESSRRRTS from the coding sequence ATGAGCGGAGAGAAGACGGAGCAGCCCTCCGCGAAACGTCTGCGCGAGGCTCGTCGCAAGGGACAGATTCCACGCAGCCGATTGTTGTCCTCCAGCGCGGTGACGTTGGGAGGCGTGCTCGGCTTCATGGCGGGCTCGGTGCCTCAGGTGGCGCGGCTCCAGGAGTGGACGGCGCGGTTGTTCCTCGAGCAGCAGGGGGTGGGCGCCTGGGAAGAGGGGCTCTGGATTTTCATGGGCATGAGCGGGCCCGTGCTCGGAGGCGCGCTGGTCGCGTCGCTGGGCGTCAGCGTGGCCACCGTGGGGTTCGAGATGAATCCCGAGCACGTGGCACCCCAGTGGGAGCGCGTCAGCCCCGCGGCCGGGATGAAGCGGCTGTTCAGCGTGAAGCCGTGGATGGAGCTGGGCAAGGCGCTGGTCGTGGTGGCCGTGGTGGCGATGTTCGTCTGGGGCGAGGTGGAGGAGTTGGGGCCGGAGGTGCTGCGGAGCGCGTGGCTCTCGGGGAGCGAGGGGCTGCCGCGCATGCTCGAACGCATCGAGGGGCTGGTGCACAGCCTGGCCTGGGTGCTGGTGATGTTGGGCGTGGGGGACTACCTGCTCGCCAGACGGAGCCACTTTCGAGAGCTGCGGATGAGCCGAGAGGAGCTCAAGCGCGAGCACAAGGAGAGCGAGGGGGACCCACGCCACAAGGGACAGCGCAAGGCGTTGCACCGGCAGCTCGCGCAGGGCGGCCCGGCGCGGGGCGTGGCCCGGGCCACCGCCGTGGTCGTCAATCCCACGCATCTCGCGGTGGCGCTCCGTTACGACACCCAGGAGTGCGAGGCGCCCTACCTCGTCGCGAAGGCGCGTGAGGAGGAGGCGCTCGCGCTCCGTGAGGAGGCGCGCCGGCTCGGAATCCCCGTGGTGCGGGACGTGCCGCTGGCGCGAAGCCTCATCCACTACGACCTGGGGGAGCCCATCCCCGAGGAGCTGTACCAGGCGGCGGCGGTCGTCCTTCGCACGGCGATGGAAGCGCGGGACTCGGACGAATCATCTCGGAGACGGACTTCATGA
- a CDS encoding EscT/YscT/HrcT family type III secretion system export apparatus protein: MNLELVRSSLETLGPDAAVVALCCARLVPVAFLCPVLGGQATPPTVRLGLVLSLALFLRVEGGVGLPAPVTSSWMLAGWLLRELAYGVSVGMVSALPFDAARMGGRFIDLLRGTSAEASLPVSGSRESATGEGLHQLLLGLVMSGAVAPLVFGAWVRGFGVVGLGAFVPTEAATLHVVVLAGGALATGLAVGAPMAAAMLTADCFLAMASRAAPQLNLQELGAPLRILGGGAVLWLGTGVLCERLLAEVVSTGGALSVLGALAR; this comes from the coding sequence ATGAACCTTGAGCTGGTTCGCTCGTCGCTGGAGACGCTCGGGCCGGACGCCGCCGTGGTGGCACTGTGCTGCGCGCGGCTCGTGCCCGTGGCCTTCCTGTGTCCCGTGTTGGGGGGGCAGGCCACTCCGCCGACGGTTCGGCTGGGGCTGGTGCTGTCGCTGGCGTTGTTCCTCCGGGTGGAGGGAGGCGTGGGGCTGCCGGCGCCGGTGACGTCGTCATGGATGCTGGCGGGCTGGCTGCTGCGGGAGCTGGCCTATGGCGTGTCGGTGGGGATGGTCTCCGCGTTGCCGTTCGACGCCGCGCGGATGGGGGGAAGGTTCATCGACCTGTTGAGAGGCACGTCCGCGGAGGCGAGCCTGCCGGTGTCGGGGAGCCGCGAGTCCGCCACGGGCGAAGGGCTGCACCAACTGCTGCTGGGGTTGGTGATGTCGGGAGCGGTGGCGCCGCTGGTGTTCGGCGCCTGGGTGCGTGGATTCGGCGTGGTGGGGCTGGGCGCGTTCGTGCCGACGGAGGCCGCGACGCTGCACGTCGTCGTGCTCGCGGGAGGGGCGCTGGCCACGGGCCTGGCGGTGGGCGCGCCGATGGCGGCGGCGATGTTGACGGCGGATTGCTTCCTGGCGATGGCGTCGCGCGCGGCGCCGCAGCTGAACCTGCAGGAGCTGGGGGCGCCGCTGCGCATCCTGGGAGGCGGCGCGGTGTTGTGGCTGGGGACGGGCGTGTTGTGTGAGCGATTGCTGGCGGAGGTCGTCTCCACGGGTGGGGCCCTCTCGGTGTTGGGGGCGCTGGCGCGATGA
- a CDS encoding flagellar biosynthetic protein FliQ yields MTQDLLLSLGREALLLMVLASLPPVGASLLVGLLSGLFQATTQLQESTLSVVPKLCAAVMALVLAGPWIAAQLTRFTIQLLTLIAEVSL; encoded by the coding sequence ATGACCCAGGACCTGTTGCTGTCGCTGGGCCGTGAGGCCTTGTTGTTGATGGTGCTCGCGTCGCTGCCGCCTGTCGGGGCCAGCCTGCTGGTGGGCCTCCTGTCGGGACTCTTCCAGGCCACGACGCAACTGCAGGAGAGCACGCTGTCGGTGGTGCCCAAGCTGTGCGCGGCGGTGATGGCCCTGGTGCTCGCGGGGCCGTGGATCGCCGCCCAGCTCACGCGCTTCACCATTCAGCTCTTGACGCTCATCGCCGAGGTCTCGCTATGA
- the sctR gene encoding type III secretion system export apparatus subunit SctR has protein sequence MSSGLGWLVPVVAAVSPEGILGQQSYAGSPLSMMGMLALMSLLPFAVLMLTSFSKIAVVLSLARSAMGTQQAPPTLVLTGLAAVLTGHIMASVMERMFDAGQLAYQELESGSGTRILDSAARVAQPLREFLVKHGSAEERARFVDLARELRPPEEAEVVQETDLFVIIPAFVITELKEAFQIGFLVFLPFLVLDMVIANVLLALGMQTLSPSQVSLPFKILLFVAVDGWSLLARGLILGYR, from the coding sequence ATGAGCAGCGGACTGGGGTGGCTCGTGCCGGTGGTCGCCGCGGTGTCCCCGGAAGGGATTCTCGGTCAGCAGTCCTATGCGGGAAGCCCGCTGTCGATGATGGGGATGCTCGCGCTGATGTCTCTCTTGCCGTTCGCGGTGCTGATGCTGACGAGCTTCTCGAAAATCGCGGTGGTGTTGTCGCTGGCGCGCTCGGCCATGGGGACGCAGCAGGCGCCGCCGACGTTGGTGCTGACGGGGCTGGCGGCGGTGCTGACGGGTCACATCATGGCCTCGGTGATGGAGCGGATGTTCGACGCGGGGCAGCTCGCCTATCAGGAGCTCGAGTCCGGCTCCGGCACGCGGATTCTCGACTCGGCGGCCCGGGTGGCGCAGCCCCTGCGCGAGTTCCTGGTGAAGCACGGCAGCGCCGAGGAGCGGGCCCGCTTCGTGGACCTGGCGCGCGAGCTTCGGCCGCCGGAGGAGGCGGAGGTGGTCCAGGAGACGGACCTCTTCGTCATCATCCCCGCCTTCGTCATCACCGAGCTGAAGGAGGCCTTCCAGATTGGCTTCCTCGTCTTCCTCCCGTTCCTGGTGCTCGACATGGTCATCGCCAACGTGTTGCTCGCGCTGGGGATGCAGACGCTGTCTCCGAGCCAGGTGAGCCTGCCCTTCAAGATCCTCCTCTTCGTGGCCGTGGATGGCTGGTCGCTGCTCGCGCGCGGCCTCATCCTCGGATACCGGTGA
- a CDS encoding flagellar biosynthetic protein FliO, with product MNARRFSFSPRARLQVATLLVLALALLGPMGGMSMVSVARCVLLVGALGGLGWWWWRRGVRGTSAASLERLKVVSRAGLSPRCGLALVEVEGRDFLVTFGDAFAHVHALPERRQAAPFVLAPARRPRPGRGMRRGMRS from the coding sequence ATGAATGCCCGTCGGTTCTCGTTCTCCCCGCGCGCTCGCTTGCAGGTCGCGACGCTCCTGGTGCTCGCGCTGGCCTTGTTGGGGCCGATGGGAGGGATGTCCATGGTCTCGGTGGCCCGCTGCGTGTTGCTCGTGGGGGCGCTGGGTGGGCTTGGCTGGTGGTGGTGGCGACGGGGCGTGAGGGGCACGAGCGCGGCGAGCCTCGAGCGCTTGAAGGTCGTCTCGCGGGCGGGGTTGTCGCCGAGGTGTGGCCTCGCGCTGGTGGAGGTGGAGGGGCGCGACTTCCTGGTGACCTTTGGTGATGCGTTCGCGCACGTGCATGCGCTGCCCGAGCGGAGACAGGCGGCTCCTTTCGTCCTGGCCCCAGCCCGTCGGCCTCGTCCGGGGCGCGGGATGCGCAGGGGGATGCGGTCATGA
- a CDS encoding FliM/FliN family flagellar motor switch protein, producing the protein MNLDTEPSISPEPRRLRRLGARRMSRAHLVLAARPRVANQGRQALGDICEALGRELGCPVTAEARLLDAVVSPLGGLMRPAVFVLLELSAVGSVAVLELEPALAIAVLERIAGSGGRSGVVTELSRLEDATLAYLVLVGLSAVRARSELYPVLAPRLVALTMRGEDITARLRGRQPLVGVELRVTVGQVSAGARLLLPAPLLQSVFLEYPVERGAGVAPEVLAASLELRCLVGRMPLSPQALDALAVGDVVVFEGVRREEARLLGDGRLVGRGFSLAGTFQPQGFCLTRAQIRAPFPESNMPSSNERSSDAMPPLPVDVEVELTRVLVPLSELAALRAGVVLPLHINASTPVLLRVGDRVVARAELVDIEGEVGARILALLP; encoded by the coding sequence ATGAACCTGGACACCGAACCGTCGATTTCACCCGAGCCGCGCAGACTGCGCCGGCTGGGGGCACGCAGGATGAGCCGGGCGCACCTCGTGCTCGCCGCGCGTCCCCGTGTCGCGAACCAGGGGCGGCAGGCGCTGGGGGACATCTGCGAGGCGCTCGGTCGCGAGTTGGGGTGTCCCGTGACAGCCGAGGCCCGGTTGCTGGATGCGGTGGTCTCTCCGCTCGGCGGGCTGATGCGGCCGGCGGTCTTCGTCCTGCTGGAGCTGTCGGCGGTGGGCAGCGTGGCGGTGCTGGAGCTGGAGCCCGCGCTGGCCATCGCGGTGCTGGAGCGCATCGCGGGTTCGGGCGGCCGGTCGGGTGTGGTGACGGAGCTGTCCCGGCTGGAGGACGCGACGCTGGCGTACCTGGTGCTGGTGGGACTCTCGGCGGTGCGCGCCCGTTCGGAGCTGTACCCGGTGCTGGCGCCGCGCCTGGTCGCGCTGACGATGCGGGGCGAGGACATCACGGCCCGGCTGAGAGGCCGACAGCCGCTGGTGGGCGTGGAGCTGCGTGTCACGGTGGGGCAGGTGAGCGCGGGGGCCCGGTTGTTGCTGCCGGCGCCGCTGCTGCAGAGCGTGTTCCTGGAGTACCCGGTGGAGCGTGGCGCGGGTGTCGCGCCCGAGGTGCTCGCCGCATCGCTCGAGCTGAGGTGTCTGGTGGGGCGCATGCCGCTCTCCCCCCAGGCGCTGGACGCGCTCGCGGTGGGGGACGTGGTGGTCTTCGAGGGAGTGCGCCGTGAGGAAGCGCGCCTCCTGGGAGACGGACGGCTGGTGGGCCGTGGCTTCTCGCTCGCGGGGACGTTCCAGCCCCAGGGCTTCTGTCTGACGCGCGCGCAAATCCGCGCGCCTTTCCCGGAGTCGAACATGCCGTCATCGAATGAACGCAGCAGCGACGCAATGCCCCCGCTCCCCGTGGACGTGGAGGTGGAGCTGACGCGGGTGCTCGTTCCGCTCTCGGAGCTGGCGGCGTTGAGGGCGGGCGTGGTGCTGCCGCTGCACATCAACGCGAGCACGCCGGTGTTGTTGCGCGTGGGGGACCGGGTGGTGGCGCGCGCCGAGCTGGTGGACATCGAGGGTGAGGTCGGCGCCCGCATCCTGGCCCTGCTGCCGTGA
- a CDS encoding flagellar M-ring protein FliF: MSSISRRWLALLLLLGTAGCRERIQQGLDERQANELQTVLIQRGVEARKVLDAGKKPSWSIEVAGDQSTEAVRVLAELGLPRPAAEVGCDVFGGSGLVRTPTEEGLCRVRVLERGLEKTLQSMEGVLLARVHLVVPPPPRPGVAPTPSKASAMVRVMPGQAARVRQGSDVLKALVAGGVEGLSTESVSLLVDEVPARGEVAAAQGLSSPLRLRVLLAVLGVLVTGLSGALVWVALRMRHFRELSATPVIPPVPARPVLSPGAARKVA, encoded by the coding sequence ATGTCATCGATTTCCCGAAGGTGGCTCGCCCTCCTGTTGCTCCTGGGGACGGCGGGTTGTCGAGAGCGCATCCAGCAGGGGTTGGATGAACGGCAGGCGAACGAGCTCCAGACGGTGCTCATCCAGCGGGGGGTGGAGGCGCGCAAGGTCCTGGATGCGGGCAAGAAGCCCTCGTGGTCCATCGAAGTCGCGGGTGACCAGTCGACGGAGGCGGTGAGGGTGCTCGCGGAGCTGGGGTTGCCGAGGCCCGCGGCGGAGGTGGGCTGCGACGTCTTCGGTGGGAGCGGGCTGGTGCGCACGCCCACGGAAGAGGGGCTGTGTCGCGTGCGCGTGCTGGAGCGGGGCTTGGAGAAGACGCTCCAGTCCATGGAGGGGGTGCTGCTGGCGAGAGTCCATCTGGTGGTTCCCCCGCCGCCGCGTCCGGGTGTCGCGCCCACGCCGTCGAAAGCGTCGGCGATGGTGCGGGTGATGCCCGGCCAGGCGGCGAGGGTGCGGCAGGGTTCGGATGTCCTGAAGGCGCTCGTGGCCGGAGGCGTGGAGGGGTTGTCCACGGAGTCGGTGTCGCTGTTGGTGGACGAGGTGCCCGCGAGGGGCGAGGTGGCCGCGGCGCAAGGACTGTCCTCGCCGCTCCGGCTGCGGGTGTTGCTCGCGGTGCTCGGTGTGTTGGTGACGGGACTGTCGGGAGCCCTCGTCTGGGTGGCGCTGCGGATGAGGCACTTCCGCGAGCTGAGCGCGACGCCCGTGATTCCGCCCGTGCCCGCGCGGCCCGTGTTGTCGCCGGGTGCGGCGCGCAAGGTCGCCTGA
- a CDS encoding ATP-dependent helicase HrpB, with product MSVDKVGAVGSPGLSPVEPGRERFGQVLEGARSPGRSEGPPVSVEGSTRPAGEASAGVVRAEGTGARASAGCARAQAGERVDSVQSAREQQAAQVMERVGQAQKRLDHIMGLAESGRDFSSAELLSLQAQVYRASQEIDLAGKVVEKATGGVKQVLQTQV from the coding sequence ATGAGCGTGGACAAAGTGGGCGCCGTGGGGAGCCCGGGCCTGTCGCCCGTGGAGCCCGGGCGCGAGCGGTTCGGACAAGTGTTGGAGGGGGCCAGGAGTCCCGGGCGGAGCGAAGGGCCGCCCGTGTCGGTGGAGGGTTCGACGCGCCCGGCGGGCGAGGCCTCCGCGGGTGTGGTCCGCGCAGAGGGCACGGGGGCGCGGGCTTCCGCGGGTTGCGCGCGGGCGCAGGCGGGCGAGCGGGTGGACTCGGTCCAGTCGGCGCGGGAGCAGCAGGCCGCGCAGGTGATGGAGCGCGTGGGGCAGGCGCAGAAGCGACTGGACCACATCATGGGGCTGGCGGAGTCGGGCCGGGACTTCTCGTCGGCGGAGCTGCTGTCACTGCAGGCGCAGGTCTATCGGGCGAGCCAGGAGATCGACCTCGCCGGCAAGGTCGTCGAGAAGGCGACCGGTGGCGTCAAGCAGGTCCTCCAGACGCAGGTTTGA
- a CDS encoding PilZ domain-containing protein: protein MQTSNGGPPIAERFHPRVEADIAVKVLLPGRAVMVRARDVSMAGLFLLAHPGDSQRQLTLALPLPGDREIVTTCTIRRREANGVALEFGELDWDDLIALARFLHPRLP from the coding sequence ATGCAGACTTCCAATGGTGGCCCCCCTATCGCCGAGCGCTTCCACCCGCGCGTCGAGGCGGACATCGCCGTGAAGGTGCTCCTGCCGGGACGCGCCGTCATGGTCCGTGCCCGCGACGTGTCCATGGCGGGCCTGTTCCTGCTCGCCCACCCGGGCGACTCGCAGCGTCAGCTCACGCTGGCCCTGCCGCTGCCGGGGGACCGCGAAATCGTCACCACCTGCACCATCCGCCGCCGCGAGGCGAACGGCGTGGCGCTGGAGTTCGGCGAGCTGGACTGGGACGACCTCATCGCCCTGGCGCGCTTCCTCCACCCGCGCCTGCCCTGA
- a CDS encoding response regulator, producing MVGMSQAPFHILLVEDEPVIRELVRSMLSDGTVDVVCAANGLEGLKLARSRTFHLILMDVVLPQLDGISACRILKSDPVTATVPLYMLTAKAKKSDMESATLAGADGYIHKPFRGAELMALVERLRTAAPRSEPA from the coding sequence ATGGTTGGCATGTCCCAGGCACCCTTTCACATCCTGCTCGTGGAAGATGAACCCGTCATCCGGGAGCTGGTGCGCTCGATGTTGAGCGACGGCACGGTGGACGTGGTGTGCGCGGCCAACGGGCTGGAGGGGCTGAAGCTGGCGCGCAGCCGCACCTTCCACCTCATCCTGATGGACGTCGTCCTGCCGCAGCTCGACGGCATCTCCGCGTGTCGCATCCTGAAGAGCGACCCCGTCACGGCGACGGTGCCGCTCTACATGCTCACCGCGAAGGCGAAGAAGTCGGACATGGAGAGCGCCACGCTGGCGGGCGCGGACGGCTACATCCACAAGCCCTTCCGAGGCGCGGAACTGATGGCGCTGGTGGAGCGGCTGCGCACGGCGGCGCCCCGCTCGGAGCCGGCCTGA
- a CDS encoding tetratricopeptide repeat protein, with protein MGRDDFQCEHCGLLLDPEQASGEYVITEPTIVRAMLSPPQRTRTMELPRPPPQKPAAHDLATARFTIPMDGQTVPRLRAGLDIALQPLHPFEAHIASFVDGVHAVPQLALAARLPEIEVKVVLKALLERGVVELRREPTAPPKRSLTAEMPVLDGSEFLEPAALGADEEEEPFTLRDEEVPTLSGESPMMLMALGDEDGLTPLALGDEEPVEDRPTRRDRPPNTPSHDEPAQSTRSGAAPSPRGASGPALGERPPPASRARPLASRPGAFIGTAVSPPSRPGAFDGAAPAHASRAEVFSESDAVSAPRSAVAAGAPVAAPSSSRPMAFDGAAPAHAPRPAGMVPAPASRPAAAGMAPLHASRPAAAPPSTVVPSDEAPTMRSSHPQLGGASRVVHPEPPAQPSRVPPPLVTASGATTLPAVPFPGMVAPAPAEHATRSQRPSMPLDAPLPGVAPHSPEDLLQRAVRLERAGHVERAIEVLTKAIDRAPDAAALHSKLALILVHQRKDYAQAARLLERAVELEPGNTVFQQNLLKVAALSAASAGQRKERKPGLLARLTGRRG; from the coding sequence GTGGGGCGAGACGACTTCCAGTGTGAGCACTGTGGGTTGCTCCTGGACCCGGAGCAGGCCAGCGGGGAGTACGTCATCACCGAGCCCACCATCGTCCGGGCCATGCTCTCTCCGCCCCAGCGCACCCGGACCATGGAGCTGCCCCGGCCGCCGCCGCAGAAGCCCGCGGCCCATGACCTGGCCACCGCGCGCTTCACCATCCCCATGGATGGGCAGACGGTGCCGCGCCTGCGTGCCGGGTTGGATATCGCGCTGCAGCCGCTGCATCCCTTCGAGGCGCATATCGCGTCGTTCGTCGATGGCGTCCACGCGGTGCCGCAGCTCGCGCTCGCGGCGCGGCTGCCTGAAATCGAGGTGAAGGTCGTCCTCAAGGCCCTGCTGGAGCGCGGCGTCGTGGAGCTGCGGCGCGAGCCCACTGCGCCACCGAAGCGCAGCCTCACGGCCGAGATGCCCGTGCTCGACGGCTCCGAGTTCCTGGAGCCCGCGGCGCTCGGCGCGGACGAGGAGGAAGAGCCGTTCACCCTCCGGGACGAGGAGGTCCCCACCCTCTCGGGTGAGTCCCCCATGATGCTGATGGCCCTGGGTGACGAGGATGGCCTGACGCCCCTGGCGCTCGGTGACGAGGAGCCCGTCGAGGACCGTCCGACCCGACGCGACAGGCCCCCGAACACGCCCTCGCATGACGAGCCCGCTCAAAGCACGCGTTCCGGAGCCGCGCCCTCGCCCCGTGGAGCCTCGGGCCCTGCTCTCGGGGAGCGACCTCCGCCCGCGAGCAGGGCGCGACCGCTGGCCTCTCGGCCGGGCGCATTCATCGGAACGGCCGTGTCCCCTCCATCGCGGCCAGGAGCCTTCGACGGAGCGGCGCCCGCGCACGCTTCGCGGGCAGAGGTCTTTTCCGAATCGGATGCCGTGTCAGCGCCACGCTCGGCCGTCGCCGCTGGAGCGCCAGTGGCGGCACCCTCATCATCACGGCCCATGGCTTTCGACGGAGCGGCGCCCGCGCATGCTCCGCGCCCCGCCGGAATGGTTCCCGCGCCCGCGTCACGGCCAGCAGCCGCTGGGATGGCCCCCCTGCACGCGTCGAGACCCGCCGCTGCCCCACCGAGCACTGTCGTCCCCTCGGACGAAGCCCCCACGATGAGGAGCTCACATCCGCAGTTGGGCGGCGCCTCGCGCGTGGTGCATCCGGAACCTCCCGCACAGCCCTCCCGGGTACCTCCACCGCTCGTCACCGCCAGCGGCGCGACCACCCTGCCCGCCGTGCCGTTCCCCGGGATGGTGGCGCCCGCGCCCGCCGAGCACGCCACGCGCTCCCAGCGGCCCTCGATGCCCCTGGACGCGCCGCTCCCCGGCGTGGCCCCTCATTCTCCCGAGGACCTCCTCCAGCGCGCCGTGCGTCTGGAGCGCGCCGGACACGTGGAGCGCGCCATCGAGGTCCTCACCAAGGCCATCGACCGCGCCCCCGATGCCGCCGCGCTCCACAGCAAGCTGGCCCTCATCCTCGTCCATCAGCGCAAGGACTACGCGCAGGCGGCGCGGCTGCTGGAACGCGCCGTGGAGCTGGAGCCGGGCAACACCGTCTTCCAACAGAACCTGCTGAAGGTCGCGGCGCTCTCCGCGGCCAGCGCCGGCCAGCGCAAGGAGCGCAAGCCCGGTCTCCTCGCCCGACTCACCGGCAGACGCGGCTGA